tcctaaaacgggacggaaaagggtttagggttggattaggcggcaccgcttcgcggagccgcctaatccaaccctaaacccttttccttaaacaaaggttgttcgtagtacaacatcacataaaaaaaccaaaactaaaccctagggaaggacgggtgataccctatcgtggacgggatttaaatttggggaaaaacgctcctaaaacgggacggaaaagggtttaggggttgattaggcggcaccgcgaaATCCTTAAACAAAGGGCATATTTACAAAACAAATCGTATAACACTGTTACTGTAAAACTTAGGAAatatgctcctaaaacgggacggaaaatggtcctaaaacaatatttattGCTATATAAAATGTTGTAAGTGCTGTATAAAATGTTAACTATGATGTAGGAAAATCGAATGACTTTTTGCTGTGACATGTTATTGTCACAGCAACACACAattctactttttatttttactgtgacatattattgtcacagcaacacaaaatcctactaattattgataaggtcacaatgttactgtaacatcatAACAGTATCAAACTTTTTTCTTTTTAGCTTCTTTCTCAGCAGCTTCATCAGCTATGCGAAGAGGGCATGTTTTCCTGTCGTGGGTAACTCTTTCTTTGCAGTATACACATAGCCTCTTTGGCTTGGCTGCTTTTTCAATGGCCTGTTGTTTAGCTAACTTCAATCTTTTTTCGCTgcccttgttgcgtgcttgttccGGAGGGTGGATAGTGACTTCAGACGACGAGCTGCAGCCCAACAGAATCTCCATCTCTTGGTATTTTGTAAGCGGTTCAATACATAACTTCTGCCGGAACTCAACTAGGAGGGATGCTAACTCTTCCGTGTGTTCAGCAGGTAAAGTTTTGAGAACACCAACTATCTGACGGAACTCTGACCATACGTTGCACAAATGATCATTATCGACGTAGCCATATATAAATCCTCAATGACATTCCCATTCGAATCAAGCACGGAAGTAAAACAAAGAGTTACTTTTATCATGGTGACAATGTTACTATAAGAAATTATGGTTACAATGTTACTGTAAAACAATTACTGTAAAGTCAAAACTGTCACTGTAATAATGTTTTTGAATCAAACCTGTTCGCTGCGTGTGTGTTATTTAGCCAACGATCTACAATGTACTTGCTTGGTATTCGCCCAATTCCTTTGCCCTTGTACACCCACACAATATGCCTGCAGAGTAATCCAATTCTTTCGAACAGTTTACACTCGCATACTGCATCTGTGCTTCTAAGGTCGAACCTCACCTTGAAAATTCTGTCTGTCTCAGCATCGATTACATGAATTATGCGCACATGCTCCTCCTTCTCAAAGTCATCAACACCACATGAATCGGCAGCCATTACTTCTTCTTGAAA
The Silene latifolia isolate original U9 population chromosome 11, ASM4854445v1, whole genome shotgun sequence genome window above contains:
- the LOC141613324 gene encoding protein FAR-RED IMPAIRED RESPONSE 1-like gives rise to the protein MGQKEPQFMITDQCPAIKKAFPYVFKTARHRYCMWHITQKITDKVGSALCRDTDFLARFNAVVWDPDMEPSEFEEKWQKVISDFQLEDNDWLTTMFDDRHHWIPAYHRDLALGCILRTTQRSESTNSFFKRYENHFGTLVEFWMRFQTAMNQQRYTRRCDDYNSDHSFPELKTELPIEKHGAIIYTHAVFKVFQEEVMAADSCGVDDFEKEEHVRIIHVIDAETDRIFKVRFDLRSTDAVCECKLFERIGLLCRHIVWVYKGKGIGRIPSKYIVDQFRQIVGVLKTLPAEHTEELASLLVEFRQKLCIEPLTKYQEMEILLGCSSSSEVTIHPPEQARNKGSEKRLKLAKQQAIEKAAKPKRLCVYCKERVTHDRKTCPLRIADEAAEKEAKKKKV